Proteins encoded by one window of Haematobia irritans isolate KBUSLIRL chromosome 2, ASM5000362v1, whole genome shotgun sequence:
- the LOC142225324 gene encoding UDP-glycosyltransferase UGT5-like, with protein MKADLVNIQSNKQIVMKFKIVEKRSEKVFENRRFYNHFLEFFLLYEWGKDACNHTLRSEALQKVLHNKVKYDIILVEQFNSDCMMGVAYKLNAPVIALSSCAIMPWHYERMGMPIIPSYIPATFMGQSEEMTFGGRICNWITFHVMIAMYKMFSIPAADSFVQFKFGHDMPSVGELAKETTMMFVNQHFSLSGAKPLPPSVIELGGVHIQKSKPLDVDLQKFLDNADHGVVFISWGSMIRAETLPVSKRDAIVKAARRLKQRVIWKWENDTLAHKPDNMYISKWLPQRDILCHPNVKVFMTHAGLMGSSEAAYCGVPVVATPMYGDQFLNAAAMKQRGMGVILNYEDIDENSVIRSIKKVLERPYFDNAKIVSYGFKHRPEAALHTAIWWVEYVANTEGAPLLKSRAPQLSRFTYYSLDVYAIFAFIGLFSLITWGMLVRKIRQNINRNKTTKVKSN; from the exons ATGAAAGCTGATCTTGTGAATATACAATCGAATAAgcaaattgtaatgaaattcaaaattgtcGAGAAAAGATCTGAGAAA GTATTCGAAAACCGACGATTCTACAATCACTTTTTAGAATTCTTTTTGCTTTACGAATGGGGAAAAGATGCTTGCAATCACACATTACGCTCCGAAGCCTTGCAAAAAGTACTTCATAACAAGGTTAAATATGACATTATCTTAGTGGAGCAATTCAATTCCGATTGCATGATGGGAGTTGCATACAAACTAAATGCCCCTGTAATAGCTCTATCTAGTTGTGCAATTATGCCATGGCATTACGAACGCATGGGAATGCCTATAATTCCATCGTATATACCAGCCACGTTCATGGGACAGAGCGAAGAGATGACTTTTGGTGGACGTATTTGCAATTGGATTACATTTCATGTTATGATTGCcatgtacaaaatgttttctattccAGCTGCAGACTCCTTTGTACAATTCAAATTTGGTCACGACATGCCTTCCGTGGGTGAATTGGCAAAGGAGACTACGATGATGTTTGTCAATCAACATTTTTCTTTGAGTGGAGCCAAACCCTTACCACCTTCTGTTATCGAATTGGGTGGCGTACACATCCAGAAATCTAAACCCTTGGATGtagatttacaaaaatttctggaCAATGCCGATCATGGCGTGGTCTTCATCAGTTGGGGCTCCATGATTAGGGCAGAAACCTTGCCAGTATCCAAACGAGATGCAATTGTCAAAGCTGCTAGACGTTTAAAGCAACGTGTCATCTGGAAATGGGAGAATGATACTCTGGCACATAAACCCGATAATATGTACATTAGCAAATGGTTGCCACAAAGAGATATTTTATGTCATCCTAATGTTAAGGTATTCATGACACATGCGGGTCTAATGGGCAGTTCGGAGGCAGCATATTGTGGAGTTCCTGTCGTGGCAACTCCAATGTATGGCGATCAGTTTCTAAATGCAGCAGCCATGAAACAACGAGGCATGGGCGTGATCCTTAACTATGAAGACATAGACGAAAACAGTGTCATCAGATCAATAAAGAAAGTGTTGGAGAGACC ATATTTCGATAATGCTAAAATTGTGTCGTATGGTTTCAAACACAGGCCAGAGGCGGCGCTGCACACGGCCATTTGGTGGGTGGAATATGTAGCAAATACTGAGGGAGCACCACTTCTTAAGTCGCGAGCACCTCAACTCTCACGTTTCACTTATTATTCCCTGGATGTGTATGCCATATTTGCATTCATTGGACTCTTTTCCTTAATTACATGGGGCATGCTGGTGcgtaaaattcgtcaaaatatcaaccgGAACAAAACCACTAAAGTAAAGTCCAACTAG